From the Prunus dulcis chromosome 4, ALMONDv2, whole genome shotgun sequence genome, one window contains:
- the LOC117625445 gene encoding endoglucanase 11-like: MEDNKKQGIVLQQWCALLSIFALISSSQSFDYGDALSKSLLYFESQRSGRLPYNQRITWRHHSGLTDGLEQGVDLVGGYYDAGDNVKFGLPMAFTITMLSWGVIEYGGEMEDAGEYKHALEAIKWGTDYFIKAHTHPNVLWGEVGDGFTDHYCWQRPEDMTTSRQAYKVDENNPGSDIAGETAAAMAAAAIVFRKTNPHYSGLLLHHAQQLFELGDKYRGKYDESIEVVKGHYTSWSGYMDELLWAALWLYKATNNEDYLKYALNNAQAFGGTTWAIKEFSWDVKYAGVQIIASMLLKEEKHKQHMHILEQYRSKAEFYICACLDKNNVTNVQRTPGGLLYIRQWNNMQYVSNAAFLLTTYSDYLQATHQNLTCDKGQVGPQELLSFAKSQVDYILGSNPTAMSYLVGYGPKYPQRLHHRGASIESYKRNKGFIGCTQGYDSWYRMRGPNPNVLVGALVGGPDGNDGFRDERWNYMQTEACTYNTATLIGVLAKLDRLEGDYLSHNQPLIASS, encoded by the exons atggaggacaATAAGAAGCAAGGTATTGTCCTCCAACAATGGTGTGCTCTACTCTCCATCTTTGCTCTCATTTCCTCATCTCAGTCCTTCGACTACGGCGACGCCCTCTCCAAGAGCCTCCTCTACTTTGAGTCCCAGCGTTCCGGGCGCCTACCCTACAACCAAAGGATCACTTGGCGTCACCATTCTGGCCTCACCGATGGCCTTGAACAAGGG GTGGACTTGGTGGGAGGGTACTATGATGCTGGTGACAATGTGAAATTTGGTCTGCCAATGGCATTTACCATAACAATGCTGTCTTGGGGTGTGATTGAATACGGCGGAGAAATGGAGGATGCTGGAGAGTATAAGCATGCTTTGGAAGCCATCAAATGGGGGACTGATTATTTCATCAAGGCCCATACTCACCCAAATGTTTTGTGGGGTGAG GTGGGTGATGGATTTACGGATCACTACTGTTGGCAAAGGCCTGAGGACATGACCACGTCTCGTCAAGCCTACAAGGTCGATGAGAACAACCCCGGATCAGATATTGCCGGCGAGACAGCGGCGGCAATGGCGGCAGCTGCCATTGTGTTTAGGAAAACCAACCCACATTACTCTGGCCTACTTTTGCACCATGCACAACAG TTGTTTGAGCTTGGTGACAAGTATAGGGGGAAGTATGATGAGAGCATTGAAGTGGTCAAGGGGCACTACACATCTTGGAGTGGGTACATGGATGAGTTGCTGTGGGCAGCTTTGTGGTTGTACAAGGCCACAAACAATGAAGATTATTTGAAGTATGCTTTGAACAATGCTCAGGCTTTTGGAGGCACCACTTGGGCCATCAAAGAGTTTAGCTGGGATGTTAAGTATGCTGGTGTTCAGATCATTGCATcaatg ttgCTAAAAGAGGAGAAGCATAAGCAACACATGCACATACTGGAACAGTACCGTTCAAAAGCAGAGTTTTACATTTGTGCTTGCCTTGACAAAAACAATGTCACTAATGTGCAACGCACCCCAGGAGGCTTATTGTACATCCGCCAGTGGAACAACATGCAGTATGTTTCCAACGCAGCATTTCTACTCACGACATACTCTGATTATCTCCAAGCCACTCATCAGAATCTAACTTGTGATAAAGGGCAGGTGGGCCCACAAGAACTCCTATCTTTTGCCAAGTCACAGGTTGATTACATTTTGGGGTCTAATCCAACGGCCATGAGTTACTTGGTGGGTTATGGTCCAAAATACCCCCAAAGGCTGCACCACAGAGGAGCATCTATAGAGTCCTACAAGCGGAACAAGGGATTTATTGGGTGCACTCAGGGGTATGATAGCTGGTATCGGATGCGTGGTCCAAACCCAAATGTGCTTGTTGGAGCCCTAGTTGGTGGGCCAGATGGCAATGATGGATTCAGGGATGAAAGGTGGAATTACATGCAGACTGAGGCATGTACTTACAATACAGCAACATTAATTGGGGTTCTTGCTAAATTGGATAGATTAGAAGGTGATTATCTGTCTCATAATCAACCATTAATAGCTTCTAGCTAG